A region of Lycium barbarum isolate Lr01 chromosome 3, ASM1917538v2, whole genome shotgun sequence DNA encodes the following proteins:
- the LOC132632701 gene encoding uncharacterized protein LOC132632701, which produces MDPTLKKQPKPTPFSATISTTNTKPHHPTDPTLSSPTVQNISTHFSKLYANHKILKSGHSRHPPVDTHLQAKTLAAANTVFDSSCSALTKSKSQHMGRRYVVDGQKDIDKAIVLHEKGEIKKVPKKEKELKKEVDVKRALALLSKSQDSEQLKGFQQGVGDNKIKRTYFSRRKSFSCTQAELADFFSCNGVKVVSVDMPPFMQIHAVDFARKAHDSLEKFSSKSLGFSLKKEFDGVYGPAWHCVVGTSFGSFVTHSVGGFIYFSMDHKLYVLLFKTTVQKAESS; this is translated from the exons ATGGATCCCACCCTCAAAAAGCAACCTAAACCTACCCCTTTCTCAGCCACCATCTCCACCACCAACACTAAACCCCACCACCCAACAGATCCCACTCTCTCCTCACCCACTGTCCAAAACATCTCTACTCACTTCTCTAAGCTCTATGCAAACCACAAAATACTCAAATCTGGTCATAGTAGACATCCTCCTGTTGACACTCATTTACAGGCCAAAACTCTTGCTGCTGCTAACACTGTTTTTGATTCCTCTTGCTCTGCTTTGACCAAGTCAAAGAGCCAACATATGGGGAGGAGATATGTGGTAGATGGGCAGAAAGATATTGATAAAGCTATTGTCTTGCACGAAAAAGGTGAAATCAAGAAAGTACCTAAAAAGGAGAAGGAGTTGAAGAAAGAGGTGGATGTTAAAAGGGCATTAGCACTGTTATCCAAGAGTCAAGATAGTGAACAGTTGAAGGGGTTTCAACAAGGGGTTGGTGATAATAAGATCAAAAGGACATATTTTTCTAGGAGGAAATCATTCAGCTGCACACAGGCTGAGTTGGCTGATTTCTTCTCTTGCAATGGTGTTAAAGTTGTGTCTGTGGATATGCCACCATTTATGCAGATTCATGCTGTAGATTTTGCAAGAAAAGCTCATGATAGCTTGGAAAAGTTCTCATCCAAATCCCTTGGATTTTCCCTCAAAAAG GAGTTTGATGGGGTCTATGGACCAGCATGGCATTGTGTAGTAGGGACCAGTTTTGGTTCTTTTGTCACACATTCAGTAGGTGGTTTCATCTATTTCTCCATGGATCACAAGCTATATGTACTCCTATTCAAGACTACCGTGCAAAAAGCAGAATCAAGTTGA